A single genomic interval of Trichosurus vulpecula isolate mTriVul1 chromosome 6, mTriVul1.pri, whole genome shotgun sequence harbors:
- the LRAT gene encoding lecithin retinol acyltransferase, with amino-acid sequence MKNPMLEVVSLLLEKLLLLSNLKLFSWSAAPGEERQPQPQQQQQQGKGNFYDIGSFLRGDVLEVPRTHLTHYGIYLGDNQVAHLMPDILLALTDDKLLTQRVVSNKRLILGVIGKVASIRVDTVEDFAYGANILVNHLDESLQKKALGNEEVARRAEKLLGMTSYSLLWNNCEHFVTYCRYGAPISPQADKFCENVKIIIRDQRSVLASAILGLASIVCLGLAPHTTLPAIFIPFCLWMAG; translated from the exons ATGAAGAACCCAATGCTGGAGGTGGTGTCCCTGCTCCTGGAAAAGCTGCTTCTCCTCTCCAATCTCAAACTGTTCAGCTGGAGCGCGGCCCCCGGGGAGGAGcggcagccgcagccgcagcagcagcagcagcagggcaaGGGGAACTTCTACGACATCGGCTCCTTTCTCCGCGGCGACGTACTAGAGGTACCCCGGACTCATCTGACCCACTACGGCATCTACCTGGGGGACAATCAGGTGGCTCACTTGATGCCCGACATCCTGCTAGCGCTGACAGACGACAAGCTGCTGACCCAGCGGGTGGTGTCCAATAAGAGGCTGATCTTGGGAGTCATCGGCAAGGTTGCCAGCATCCGGGTGGACACGGTGGAGGACTTTGCCTACGGCGCCAACATTCTGGTCAACCACCTGGATGAGTCGCTCCAAAAAAAGGCGCTGGGCAACGAGGAGGTAGCACGCCGGGCAGAGAAGCTGCTGGGCATGACCTCCTATAGTCTCCTGTGGAACAACTGCGAGCACTTTGTGACCTACTGTAGATACGGTGCCCCAATCAGCCCCCAGGCAGACAAG ttttgcgAGAATGTGAAGATAATAATCCGGGACCAGAGAAGTGTCCTTGCTTCAGCCATCCTGGGACTGGCATCAATAGTCTGCCTAGGCTTGGCACCTCATACTACCCTTCCTGccatttttattccattctgctTATGGATGGCTGGCTAA